AACGCCTTCCACCGCTTGCCGCTCTTCTTGCATCTGCTGATTCAACACGCCTACAATATCATTCAGATCCTTACTAAAACGGCGAATCATCTCATACGCTTGACGCACATCTTGCAATCGATTACCGGCATGTTGCACATGTCCAGACATGTCATGCATCCGGGCTACACCTTGCTCTAACTCCTTCGCTTGCGAAGCGGAAACGGTGGCAATCTCCTGTACCGACATCGCCACTTCCTCTACCGACTGTGCTGCTGAGGCAGCGCTGGCATCCAATTGACGCGAGCGTGTTTCTACATTTCCAGCTACATGCCTGGCACCGGCAACCAGTGTTCCCACTTCTTGCCGCATATTCTCCAACGACTGGAATAAAACGCCGCTTTCATCGCTATAGTTCAAATAAGCCGGTTCTACTTTTTGCGAAAAATCACCTTGTCCCAATTGCCGCAGCAAGTCCGCTGCATTCGTCAAGGGTGCGGCAACGCGACGCGCCATCAGAAAAGACAGCCCCAACACCAAAAGGATAGTAACGCCCAACACAAGCAACAAGGCGCTGCGGACATGGGCGGCACTCTCATTAAGCTGCGCCGCTTCCACTAACACTACGTATTTCCAACCGGACTGCTGTGAAGTCACTACGTTTGCCACATGTGCCGTACCGTTGAGGTCTAAGGAAATTTGCCCTTCTGTAATACCTGCCAGCGTACTCAAGGACGAGTCCTTCAACTCCGCCAGCTTTTTAAAATTCAGCTCTGGGTTGCGAGGATGCGCAATAATAGTTCCTTTACTGTCCAAGAGTACCACGTAACCAGTTTCACCGATTTTAATGTCCTGAATTAATTTTGTTACTACCGGCAAATCTACATTCAAACCCATAACGCCGCGAAACTGCCCCGACTCATCGGTTACAGCCGTAAAAATGCCGATCGTCGGCACGCCCTTGCTCGTCATAAAGGGGTCTGACACCCAGGCATCCTTTTGTTTTAGACTCTCTTTATACCAGTCGCGGCTGCGTGAATCATAGCCTGCTTTGCGAGGAATGGCTGGCCACTGCAAATAACCGCCGTCTGCGAGACCGAAGGAAATGGTATTCACCTTCGGATGACTCTTGGAAAATTGCACAAACTGTTGGTACAGCTCCGCTTCATAGCCCCCTGTCGCGAAGGGGTCCATGGGCACCATGCCGTTCGCGCCTCCTTGTTTTTCCATATAACGAGTAACGCTAGCGCCACTTTGCCGAACCAAGGGCATTTGCGCTAAAAGGCGGACATTTTCTTTTTGCCCTTCAAAAAATAAATTTACCGCGTTGTCGACTTGCATGACCTCACGAGTTGTACTTTGCAAAAAATCGCTTTGGGTTTGCTCTTTAACGGTCCGATCCAAAACAGCCGCCAACACAAACAATGGAATTAACACAATTGCCAGTAGCGCCAGCGATAATTTCCCCTGCAACGAACGAAATGGCTTTAACATCCTAGTTCCTCCCTATGTCTTTACAATGAATGCTTCCAGTGTAACCAATTCTTTGCCAGAAAACTATCAGATAAATTCTGATAAAAAAAGCCCTTAAAGCAGCTTCCGCTTGCTTCCGGGCCTTCTTTTACGTCTTGATTACTTTTTTCACTTCGATTCCGCTGCGATCATTAAGCCGGAAAAATTCACTTTTCTCGCCGCTAACCAACATGTTTTCACCGCATTCTTCATCCCACTGCACAACCCAGCCTACTTTCCCATTCGAAAGTTCAACCTTCTGTCCCAATAGGAAAAAATGAACCTCTTTCAACAAAGCCCGACCAGCCATCACCTCAAATTCAGCTCCGTATACTTGTTTGTATAGTTCTCTGGCCGCGCCAAAAGGACTGATTTCCGAACCATCCGGCTGTTTGAGACTAGTGCGGCTTTCATAAGCATCCGCTAACGCCAGCACTTTGGCATAAGGATGCGTTTTCATGCTTCCTACTCGCATCGGATATCCTTGTCCATCAGGACGCTCATGGTGCTGCAGCACTCCCATAAGCACAGGCAGCGGCAACGGTGATTCTTTGCATATTTCTTGTAAATATCGATAGGCCACCAGCGGGTGCGTCCTCATAATGCGCTCTTCTTCAAAGGTCAATGTCCCTTTTTTCTCCATAATGCGAGTAGGCAAATGAAATTTACCTACGTCATGCAACAACGCCGCGCAAACAGCCTCGCGAATATCTTTTTCACCAACACTGCCCTGAGCCCGCATTATCATCGCTGTCAAAAAACCCACATTCAACAAATGATTGCTTACAGGCCGCTCTTCTTTTTTTTCAAAATAAAGCAACGGCAATACTTCTGCTCGGACTAGACACAAATCGGCAATTTCATCCGCTACACGCCAGAGAATCGGCCAATCCACAGGACCACGCAGACGTATAGCCGTCCAGATTTTCTTCATTTCCTCCAAGAGCATTCCATACCGTTGCTTAAACAAAGTCTGCACCGGGCTAACCAGTGGACAGTATGCACCAATAGTCTTCCACGTTTCTTCAGCGCTTATAGCGGCTGGCAGTTCCTCTTCTCCCTGCACATCGCCAACAACAAAGGTGTTTTTATCAGTCCTCACCACGTCGATTGCAGCGATGGACATCCTCTGCAACAAAGCAATCGCCCGTTCATCCAGTACCGTCCCGCCTTGCATTACGATCGCGCCCTTACTGTTTTTAGCAGGCCCAGCCAAACACATGCCTGGTCTCAACTGCTGCACCGTACAAGACATACCTTGTAGTTCCTGATTCATACCCTGTCCCCTCCTGGAGGTATCACTACTTTCAAGCTTCCTGCCTGAATTTGTGAGTTTCTTAGAGTTAACCCACAAAAGTATAGATAATTTAAAAAAATTATAACAGTTTCCAATAAAAAAAAGAATCCTCCAAAAGGAGGATTCTTTAACTACTCAAGCCGAGGACAGCCAAGTACAGCAAGACTTTAGTCCCGTGCTCATCCTTGTCTTCGTGGCTGAACGATAGCTTGAATGGCCATCCCACACCGATCATTCAGCAAATATGTACGTCCCCGTTTGTCCATCACAGCTGCGTTTTCCCCGCAACTTTCATCCCATTGCGTCAGCCAACCTTCATTTCCATTATCCAATCGCACTTTTTGGCCCAGCAAAAATTGATGGATCTGCCCCAAAAAAGCCCGTGTCGCCTTAACATCCAGACGATCTCGCGACATGTCCCGTCTCAGTTCCCGTGCCGCCGTAAACGGATTATGCTGTTTTCCATACATCTTTTTAGAAGTCATCGCGTCATACATATCAGCAATGGCCAAAATCCGAGAATATGCATGCATTTTAGCTTGTCCAACCGAAATAGGATAACCGCTTCCATCCAACCGTTCATGATGCTGCAAAACGCCAGCCAGCACCGGCAGCGGAAACACCCCTGCTTCCTGTAGCAGGCGAAACCCCAGAACAGCATGTCCCTGCACAACCCGTATTTCTTTTGGAGTCAGGGATTCCGTTTTATGCAAAATTTCTTCCGGAACTTGTAACTTTCCTACATCATGAAGCAGCGCCGCCAGGGCCACTTCATATACTTCTTGTTCTTCCCAATTCAACAAACGCGCCATCATTGCAGACAACAAAGAAACATGCAGGGAATGATGCAGCAGATAGCTCTCTTGGCGAGGCATAAAATGAATACAAGGCAGTACTTGCACTGCCAGCAAGGACAAGTCCGTAACTTCGGACACGATCGCCTCGATTTCCGCCCAGTCCACAATTTCATTGCTTGCCACCTGCAAATTGAAAAACTGCCGTTTCAGCCTCTTCAGCCATCCTTCGTAATGCTCGCGGAATAAATCCCATAACGGATCCACAATGCTGCAAAAAGGTCCTGGATGCCAAGAGGATTCCATTTCTACAATTTCAGACACAACCGCCGGTTTCGGCAGCCCAATCCCATCTTCGCTCCACGCCACAACATCTACAGGCCCAATATGCAGCCGTCCAAGAACTTCAATAACCCTGCGATTCAGCTCCGTGCCCGGTTTTAAAATCATACGGCCACAACCATCTGTCACCGGCTCCACCAGCCTCATTCCTGGTTGCAATTCTTCTACCGCACACCCCCGGATTACCGCCATACCGCCCATAAACAACAAACCTCCTTTACAAAGGAATGAAAAACCCCCGACAAACTGCCGGGAGTTAGCGATCTACGAATATGCTGATCGGCGAGCAACGGCTCGAATAACCAGCCGATTCTTACCGCATGATAACAGACAAAGCCATGGTTACCAAACCAAAAAGAATACCTAAAATCATCGTCGCTTTCGCCAAAAACTGGTCCAACCCTCTCGCTCTACCACCAAAAAGGCTCTCGGCTCCGCCGCCGATTGAGCCGGATAACCCTGCGCTTTTTCCTGATTGCATCACTACACTGGCAATCAAGGCCACGCAGATGATTGCATCAATAATCATCAAGGCTGTGCTCACTACCTACACCCCCATTTTTGTCTTAGGTTATATCTTAACACAAAAGTCAAAAAAGCCCAAGCAAAAGATGCTTTCTAATCGACTGCTCAACCTCTAGAACTGCTAGCCAAAGCTAGGCCTTCCACCTTTTCCGCTCCAGACGTCAACAACGTTTTTGCACATTCATCCATAGTGGCTCCCGTTGTAAAAATATCATCGACCAAAAGAATCTTTTTCCCTTGTATCAAATTGCTCTTTTGCACCCGAAAGGCACCGCGAATATTTTTCCGTCTCTCTCCTGACGGCAATTCCCATTGCGGCAATGTTTCTCTCTCCCGCAACAGCACATCCGGCAACCACAAAAAGCCTTGTTTGCGGCTCCAAGCAGAAAACAGCAGTTCTGTCTGGTTATAGCCTCGTTCTCGCCGTCGCTTCGGATGCAGCGGCACCGGCACTACGGCGTCCACGCCGGCAAAGCGAACAGTTCCCGCTGCCTGCGTTAAAAGCCAAGCCAAGGCGGCCTGCTTATTATCCTCGCCATGAAATTTAATATCCTGCAATAAATGTCGTACCGCGCCGCCGTACTGGCAGACAACAAAACAACCTGCAAGATGCTTCAGCCGATGCAAGACAGGTGACAATGCTTTGAGGGAAAGCACCGGTCCCAAACACAAAGGACACCATTGCCCATGTTCCGCTACCGCTTTACCGCATCCAGGACATTTAGGAGGATACACCAAGTCCAAACACGCTTTGACTAATGTCCCCAACAAGAAAATACGCCTCCTTCGAGGAAAACACAAACGTATTAAGCTATATCACTAAAAGAGTCGCTTTAGCATGAGATGTGAATAAATGATTGGCTCCAAATTTAGCATGTCTCGCTTTTTAAGCGCTCTGCCAGCAACGAATACCGTTTCTTCGTCCGATCATTGCCCACAGCCGTATTGATGGCCGCCTGACTGCCAAGAAGAACAACTTTTTCTTTCGCTCTGGTAATCGCAGTGTAGAAAAGATTACGCTGCAGCATGCGATGATGCCCCGGCACAAGCGGCAAAATAACCACCGGATATTCACTGCCCTGGCTTTTGTGCACACTCATCGCATAGGCCAAAAGAAGTTGATCGCCTTCACCGGCTTCATAGACCACTTTTTGCTCTGGATAGCGCACGATCGCCTTACCGTCGGCCAACTCGCAAATTTGGCCAATATCTCCGTTGAATACCCCTTTTTCGTAATTATTGCGAATCTGCATAACTTTATCTCCCAAGCGCAACACCTGGTAAGGTAAATTCAATTCCCCTTTGCCCGGTTCTGGCGGATTGACCGCTTGCTGCAACAGCTTGTTGAGATTTTCCACACCACAAGCCAGACGATGCATCGGAGACAACACCTGAATATCCCTCAGCATGTCATAGCCTTGCGCTGGCAGCTCTTCCTGGCACAGGCGCACTACCATCTCCGCCGTCATTTCATCGCTGCTGCATGGGTAAAACTGAAAGTCCCGGCTGCTGCGGCAGTCCGGCGTATAGCCGCCATTAATGCGGTGGGCATTTTCTACAATACCACCGCCTTGGGCCTGGCGGTATACCTCGGTAAGACGCACGACCGGCACAGCCTCTGAACGCATTAGATCCTTCAGTACGGCTCCCGGCCCCACCGAAGGCAGTTGATCTGCATCGCCTACAAAAATAACTCGACAACCATCCGGCACGGCTTGCAGAAAACTATCTGTCAATGGCATGTCCATCATGGACACTTCATCCAAAATCACCACGTCCGCTTCAAGCTGCCTGTCGGCGTCCCGCAAAAACACCTGTGCCCCGGAACCGTCAACCGAAGCTTCCAACAAACGGTGCACCGTAGACGCCTCTTTGCCAGTAGCTTCCGCCAGCCTCTTAGCCGCTCTGCCGGTCGGCGCGCCGAGAAGAATCTTGAAACCTTCTTTTTCCAACACTTCCAGCATACCGCGAACCACCGTTGTTTTACCGGTTCCCGGGCCGCCTGTCAAAATCAACACCCCATGCTGCAACGACGCCAACATAGCCTGACGCTGGGCCTCTGCCAGCTGTAAGCCAGCCTGATCTTCCCACTGCTCTACAAGATTTTTATAGTTTGCAGAGCGTCCCGCACGAGCCCGGCAGGCCAGTTGTTTAAAGCGGTGAGCCACTCTAGTTTCCGCGTGATACAAATACCAGGGATAGAGAAGTGTCAAGCCTTCCCAGGCCTCGCTGCACAGTACGTCTTCTGCTATAAGACGCCGCAAACACTCTCCCACCTCCAGCGAATCCACGCCCAAAAGTTTGCTGCACTCACTGCGCAGCATTTCTTCTGGAATGCAGCAGTGTCCGGCTTGCCCCACAAGAGATAAAGCATATTCAATGCCCGCTTCCAAACGCTCATCGCTATTTCTAGGCCGGCCCATAGCCTGCGCCATTTGATCTGCCGTGCGAAAGCCAATACCGTCCACTTCCGCCGCCAGTCGATACGGATTATTTTGCAGTACCTCTTGCGACAGCGAGCCGTAGACGGAAAAAATCTTACCTGCATAGGCACCGCTGACGCCATGCATTTCCAAAAACAACATCAACTCCCGTTGCTCGGAAACCTCATTATATGCGTCATGCATGGACTGTGCTTTTTTCTTGCCAATTCCATCCACTTCCGCCAAACGCTTAGGCGATGCCATCAGTACATCCAACGTTCGCTCTCCAAAGCGCTGCACCATCCGAGCGGCCAAAGCCGGTCCAATGCCTTTGACAACGCCGGAAGCCAAAAATCGCTCAATTCCTTTGACGCTAGTAGGAGCGACGCGCTTCAACGACACCACCTTGAACTGCCGACCAAAACGGGCATGCTCCACCCATTCGCCGCTCGCTTCTACAGCCTCCCCCACTAAGGGTGCTGACATTTGACCTGTTACAGTGCAAGCGCCGGTACGACCATCCAGCTTCATGCGAAATACGGCAAAACGGCCATCCGGACTTTGATAGGTGACGGAATCCACCGTCCCGGTGATGACTTCCATAAAAACTCCTTAGTATCATTGAACACAGAGTAACAGAGTAAACAGAGGAACTGCAGAGAAACTTACTTTCTCTTGCGTCTCCTCTGCTTCCTCTGTCTCTCTGTATTTCGTCTTTTTATTTGCTATAAGATTTCGCTTTCCACTGCTAAATTCCTGCCTCTAGGCATTATTCTTCCTGCAGCTCCAGCCACTGGGCATAAACGTCGTCTAGCTGCGCCGCCAGGATTTCTCTTTCTTCGGCCAAGCGCTGCATTTCTTCTGGCTGCTCCAGATTTTCAGGCAAGTACAACTGCTGCTCGTTCCATTTCAACAACATTTCCAATTCGGCAATGCGTTCCTCCAGCTTAGGCAGCTTACGCTCCGCATCGCCTTTGCGCCTGGAAGCACTCAGGGCACTTGGCGCAGGTTCTTCTTTAGGGCTAATTGACACTGGTTTCTGCCCACTACTTGGTTTATTGACCGGTTCCACAACTACTTCGTTCACCAATTGCTGCTGCGCCGCTTCCTTCTGTTCTTGATAGTAGCTGTAATTGCCCACATATTCCCGCAAAACGCCGTCTTCCAATTCCAAAATGCAATTGGCCACTTTGTCAAGAAAATATCGGTCATGAGACACTACCAAAAAAGTGCCCGGAAAAGCCATAATCGCTTCTTCCACCGCTTCACGCGCCGGAATGTCCAAATGGTTAGTCGGTTCGTCCAGCACCAGAAAATTAGCCCCCGACAGCAGGAGCTTCAAAAAAGCGAGCCTTGCCTTTTCGCCGCCACTCAAGTCATCAATGCGCTTATACACGTCGTCGCCGCGAAATAAAAAAGCCCCCAGATAACCGCGACTGCGCTCTTCACTTAAATGGTACTCACTCATAATTTCGTCCAGCAAGCGGTGCGGACCATAGAGCGTCTCATGCTCCTGTGCGAAGTAACCAACTTTGACGCGATTTCCCAGCTTGATTTCGCCCCGGAGCTGCGTTAGTTCTCCCAGAATGAGCTTCAAAAGCGTCGTCTTTCCTGCGCCGTTCGGCCCCACCAACGCTACGCCATCGCCGCGCCGAATTAAGAGGGACAGCTTTTCAAAAATGATACGGCTTCCATAGGCAGTTGCAATGTCTTTGCACTCCAGTACTCGTTCCGCACATTCCGCCGGCGGCGAAAAGGCAAAGTGATCAAAGCGAGCTTGCGAAGCCGGCAGCACAATACGCTCCATGCGCGCCAGGCGAGTCTCACGCCCCCGAGCCTGCTTCGATTTAACTCCCGCCTTATAGCGGCGAATGAATTCCTCCGTCTGCGCAATGACGGTCTGCTGCTTCTCATAAGCCCGTTGCAAGGACTCCATGCGCAGCGCCTTTTGCTCCAAATAGCGGCTGTAATTTCCTTCGTAAGCAGTAACCGTGCCGCTTTCCAGCTCCAAAATACGCGTGGCCACGCGATCCAGAAAATAGCGGTCATGAGAGATGATCAGCATGCCGCCGGCATAACCGCGCAAAAACTCCTCCAGCCACTTCGTCATGGCAATATCCAAATGGTTGGTCGGTTCATCCAAAAATAAAAAATCTGGCTGCCGCAAAAGCGCCCTGGCCAGCAAAATACGAGTTTTCTGCCCGCCCGAAAAAGCAGCCGCTTCCCGCCCAAAATCTTCTTCTGTAAAACCCAAGCCAAAGGCCACCTTGCGAATAGTTGCATCTACCTCATAGCCGCCGCCGCGTTCAAAATGCTCTGTTGCTCGAGCATAAGCCGCCATTTTCCGTTCCAGCTCTTCCGGTTCTTTTTCGTCAGCCAATTCTTTTTCCAAACGCCGCATTTCTTCACCGCAAGCCAGCACATCCTCATACGCCTGACGCAGTTCTTCATAGAGCGTAACCGTCCCAAAATCGCCCTGCTGCTCTACATGACCCACGGTTTCGCCAGTCGGCCAGGAAATCTGCCCCTCGTCATGCTGCTCGGTTCCCAAAAGGCAGCGAAACAGCGTTGTCTTGCCAGCGCCATTGGCCCCAATAATGCCTATTTTATCGCCACGCCGCACTTCAAAAGATACATTTTGAAACAACGTCTCTATACCAAAGGCTTTGCCTACTTGTTGCACCCGTATAATTCCCATCTTGCGCTCCCATCATTTCTCCCTAAAATCTGCTATTAAAATTATAGCATACAAAGAGAAACGGAGGAACGATCCGCAGCACAGCAGAAAAAGCCAGCGAAAACAAAAAGCAAGCCGCCCCTTAACCGAGGCAGCTTGCTCAAAGTCAATGCATACAGTTCTCTAGCCTTCCAAGGTGCAAATAGCATCCGGGCGACGCACCAGCAGAGCTGCCGTTTCCAGCACACGGAACACATGGTTCATATTCGTGGCGCCCATATAAGCAGTCGCCATATCCTGACCGATAGCCAGATTCAAATTCTGTGTACCAGTAGCCAAAACAACAGCTTTATTGCCGGAGATAACGTTCGAATAATGAACACCGCCAGTTAGAATAGCCTTTACCTGATCCAGTTCCAACATACCCGTATTGCCGAAAACGCGTACCAGCTTGCCGAACAGCATTGGGCTCACCACCATGGCGTACGGCCCATAATGCCCCGCTTCTGATAGAGCGCCTACCGCTTTCACTACGTCTGCCAAAGCCGCTCCCATCTCGCTCCAGTCGCCCATCTTCTGCGTCAGGCGACCAGCCACGCTAAAGAGCCCGGCATGTCCTAGTTCGGCATTGCCGTTAAAAATCAGGGCATCTTCTTGGACCGCTACATAGTTGGCGGCCACAGCTGCTGTCGATACATCCAAAGGCAACCCTAGATGACGGTCCGCCTCCACGTCGCGCCACATGATTTTAAAATCCTTATACAACATTGGCAGATTCACCGTCGCCCGATGGCTGGCTTCCACCACAAACTCTTCTGTTTCTCCTACCATATCAATACCAGTTGGAGACTTACCGCTGAATACCGAATAGGGGATGCTGTACACCCCCGACCCCATGGGTCCCAACACATCTATCACGCGCCGCGCCACCAGCATAGTACGCGCTGTTTCAACTACCGCCTGGTCTACACGGGCCCATTCTCCATCTGTCAAAGGCGCTGATTTACGATCCAAATAATCCATGTTTATCCCTCCTCATTTTTTCCCGAACAAGCTGCCTACTGTCATGGCCGGAGCCTCTTCCGTTTTACCAGCAACGACCTGCTCGCCGCCTGCTGTATGGTCTTCCAAAAACTTTTCTTTTTGAATCTCGTCAACCCGAGTAATTAAATGAGTCAATTCTGCTACATGCTCTTTTTCGTCATCCCGTATATGAGCCAAAAGCCCCTTAATTTCTTCGTTATCAATATTGTCAATATGCCACTGGTATTGATTGATGGCTTCCAGTTCGCCCACCAAATCCTCACGCAGCCAAATCAACGTCTGTTCCAACGGACTTGCTTCTCGGGACTCGTTTTTTCCATAAGCCATGTATATCTCCTCCTATTAATAGATTTACAGTTTTATTTCTTCACAAATAAGGATTATCCTTCTTTTAATTTTCTGTTATTTTAGGGAAATTAAGCTTTGAACAAGAAGCACTAGAGTGACCAGAGGGAACGACTGAGGCTACGGCGGCCGTGATTGTATTTGAGACTTTTATTGGAGCTAGACGGTCCGCAGGGCGAAAATGCTGGTGGAGACAGATGACAGTTTCGCCTGTTTGAGTGCAGCGAGTTAAGAAGCAAAAAAGAAAACCGCTTGCGCGGTTTTCTCTAGTAGTCCCTATTCGACTTTATACTTTTTCCCTACAGCCGCCCCGTAGACGACAAAGCGTTCTTCTTCGCCCAAATCTAAAAGATCATGCAACGATTCATCATCAAAGGCGCCAATGGCGCAGCAGCCACAGCCTACCGCTTCGCTGCTAAGATACAAATTCTGACAAACATGGCCCGCATCTAAAAATAAATATCGATAACCTCGTTCACCGTAACGCCAAGTCATGCGCGGCGATTCGGCCACCCAGAAAAAGCTGACCGCACTGTTTTTCACAATTTCCTGTCCTTTGCAAGCATGACTGAGCACTGCCGGCCAAGCCGCTTCCGTGCTCAGCTGCTGCAATTGATGATCCAGCGCTAAAAAGCGGTACAGCCCTGGTTCTACTCCTTCGACACGGTTAATAAGCAAGTATGTCTCCAATGCATGCCGCGCCCCGGCGGAAGGAACCGTACGAAAAGTAGCCGCCCTCGGTACTACCTGCTTGACTCCTTGCGTACACCAAAGTAAAAAGGACAGCTCCTCTTGAGTCAAAGCTTTGTCCGCATATTCGCGGACGCTTGTGCGTAATTCAATAAAAGCCAGAAAATCCACCGGCATAGCCGGAAAGGTGTCTGGCTGCGGCAAGTTGTAAATAGGAAGACTGCGGTCAACCTCCGTTTCCAGCCGCGGCTGCGCCAGCCCCATCTGTTGCGGCGTCGGTACACCGCCATCTAGACGGGTCTTTTTCATAAACTCCTGCCCCGCTGGCTTTCGCATTAGACCTTTCCCCCCTTGCCCTTTTTACGACGCCCTTTCAGCTCCAGCAGCAGCTGCTGCGGCGTCAGCTCATGGAAGGCCAACAGCACTAGACAATGATACCACAAATCAGCCATTTCATAGAGAATTTCCCCGGCATCATGGTTTTTCGAGGCAATGATGGTTTCCGCCGCCTCTTCGCCGACTTTTTTAAGAATCTTATCTTGTCCTTTTTCAAAGAGATACGTTGTATAAGATCCTTCTACAGGCGCCACCTTGCGCTGATGGATGACATCATACACTTCACCCAGCACGGCCGGCAGCGATGCGCCATACACCTCGGAGGCGTCCACTTCCGGCGCTAATACAGCCTTCTTATTTTCCAAACGGCGACTGAAGCAAGAAAATGTGCCTTCATGGCAAGCTACACCGCTTTGCTCCACTTTAACCAACAGCGTATCGCCATCACAGTCATAAAAAATATCCTTTACTTTTTGCACATGACCAGAGGTTTCTCCTTTTTGCCACAGCCGCCCCCGGCTGCGGCTGAAAAACCAAGTCACGCCGCTTGCCAGAGTCTTCTCCAGCGCTTCTTTATTCATATAAGCGACCATTAGCACCGCGTTTGTTGCTTCATCCTGAATGACCGCCGGCAACAGTCCTTGGTCGTCAAATTTCAATTGTTCCCATTCCATTAATAACGCACCTCCACTTGTCGGCTTCGCAAATAGTCTTTAACCTGCCGCACTGTAAATTGTCCATAGTGAAATACCGAAGCCGCCAGCACCGCGTCCGCTTTGCCAGCAGTCAAAACATCATAAAAATGACTCATTTCGCCGGCGCCGCCGGACGCGATCACAGGCACATTGACAGCCTCTGCTACAGCGCGTGTCAGAGGAATGTCATAGCCGTCTTTTGTGCCGTCCTTGTCCATGCTTGTGAGCAGAATTTCTCCGGCTCCCAATTCCGTAGCCTTACGGACCCATTCCAACACATCCATACCTGTCGGCGTCCTGCCGCCATTGACATAGACTTCCCAGCGATTATCGCCGCAGGCTTTGGCATCTACTGCCAGCACAATGCACTGCCGCCCGAAAGCGTTAGCGCATTCGCGCAGTAGTTGAGGATTTTTGACCGCCGCCGTATTAAAAGAAGCCTTATCGGCTCCAGCCGTCAGCATGCGCCGCACATCCTCCACGCCGCGAATACCGCCGCCGACGGTAAAGGGAATAAAGACTTGTGACGCCGTGCGCTCCACAACCTGCACCATGGTATTGCGTTCTTCGCAAGAAGCGGTAATATCAAGGAAGACCAGTTCATCCGCCAGCTCGCCATCATAACGCGATGCCAGCTCCACCGGATCGCCAGCGTCACGGAGGCCGACAAAATTAGTCCCTTTGACCACCCGGCCATCTTTTACGTCCAAACAGGGAATGATACGCTTCGTCAGCATACCGGTTCGCCTCCTTTCGCTGCTTGCAAAGCCTCCTGCAAATCCAAGGTGCCTGTATATAAAGCCTTGCCGATAATGACACCCTCTACGCCACGAGACGAGACGCGTCCGACTTCACGAATATCCCCTAAATCCTTGACGCCCCCCGAAGCAATAACCGGAATACCGGCCGCTTC
This genomic window from uncultured Anaeromusa sp. contains:
- the hisIE gene encoding bifunctional phosphoribosyl-AMP cyclohydrolase/phosphoribosyl-ATP diphosphatase HisIE gives rise to the protein MEWEQLKFDDQGLLPAVIQDEATNAVLMVAYMNKEALEKTLASGVTWFFSRSRGRLWQKGETSGHVQKVKDIFYDCDGDTLLVKVEQSGVACHEGTFSCFSRRLENKKAVLAPEVDASEVYGASLPAVLGEVYDVIHQRKVAPVEGSYTTYLFEKGQDKILKKVGEEAAETIIASKNHDAGEILYEMADLWYHCLVLLAFHELTPQQLLLELKGRRKKGKGGKV
- the hisF gene encoding imidazole glycerol phosphate synthase subunit HisF, coding for MLTKRIIPCLDVKDGRVVKGTNFVGLRDAGDPVELASRYDGELADELVFLDITASCEERNTMVQVVERTASQVFIPFTVGGGIRGVEDVRRMLTAGADKASFNTAAVKNPQLLRECANAFGRQCIVLAVDAKACGDNRWEVYVNGGRTPTGMDVLEWVRKATELGAGEILLTSMDKDGTKDGYDIPLTRAVAEAVNVPVIASGGAGEMSHFYDVLTAGKADAVLAASVFHYGQFTVRQVKDYLRSRQVEVRY